The following proteins come from a genomic window of Lolium rigidum isolate FL_2022 chromosome 5, APGP_CSIRO_Lrig_0.1, whole genome shotgun sequence:
- the LOC124653662 gene encoding uncharacterized protein LOC124653662 — MLEKAGTGTSPAPHFFAQLQDVCDSIWSLDYFCCYSLLKYALEYFGMSDLPIINSGMRRKQGEWINNSTSLSWRSQGTLMKDMDDKCHAHKCKVTSTMVWDSVVAKILEHLVASGASPSDPGRASHGTQR, encoded by the exons ATGTTGGAGAAGGCTGGTACTGGTACTTCCCCTGCTCCACACTTTTTTGCTCAGCTCCAAGATGTTTGCGATTCGATCTG GTCATTGGACTATTTCTGTTGCTACTCTTTGCTTAAATATGCACTGGAATATTTTGGAATGTCTGATCTGCCGATCATCAACTCAG GAATGCGGAGGAAGCAAGGGGAGTGGATCAACAACTCAACGAGTCTGTCGTGGAGGTCACAAGGAACCCTTATGAAGGACATGGACGACAAATGTCATGCTCACAAATGCAAGGTGACCAGCACTATGGTCTGGGACAGTGTGGTCGCCAAGATCCTAGAGCACCTTGTCGCTAGCGGGGCTTCTCCGAGCGATCCAGGAAGAGCGAGCCATGGAACTCAGCGCTAG